The region GACCAGCAGGCGCTCGACCTCCGCGTCATGGCGGTCCGCAGGGAGGGCGCCGAGGTCGACGGTGCGCAACGGCACGGCGGCGGTGTCGTCGACCCGTTGCACACCGCGCCCGTCCACCGTGGTGAAGGTGGTGCGCAGGGAGTCGTGGCGCGCGGCGAGCCGGTCCAGGGCGCGGCGCAGCGCCCCGGCGTCCAGCGGGCCGCCCAGGCGCACCCCGACCCCGGTGTTGTACTCGCTGTCGCCGGCCGTGAGGTCGTCCAGGAACCACAGTCGTTGCTGCGCACCGGACAGCGGCAGCGGCCGGTCGCGCGGGACCGGGGTGACCGGCGGCGCCGGGTCGGCGGTGTCCGGGTCGCCGAGGAGCGACACCAGACCGGCGATCGTCCGGGCGGTGAACAGGTCGCGTACGGACAGCCGGTCGCCGAGTTCCTCCCGGATGCGGGACAGCACCCGCACGGCGAGGACGGAGTCGCCGCCGAGCTCGAAGAAGTCGTCGCCGGTGCCGACGGTGCTCACCGACAGCACCTCCGACCAGATGCCGGCGAGGGTCCGCTCGGCGGGGGTCCGGGGGGCGATGTGGCCCTGCTCCGGGGCGCGGGCCGGGTCGGGTGCGGGGAGCGCACGCCGGTCGATCTTGTGCTGCGCGGTCAGCGGGAACGCGTCGAGGACGACGACGGCGGAGGGCACCATATGGGCCGGCAGACTGCGGGAGACCGCGGCGCGCAGCTCCGCGGGCTGCGGGGGCCGGACCGGTTCGCCCGGGGTGACGTAGGCGACGAGCCGCTGCCGTCCGGGCTCGTCCTCGCGCACGATGACCACCGCTTCGGCGACGCGGGGGTGGCGCGCCAACGCCGCCTCGATCTCCCCGGGTTCGATGCGGAAGCCGCGCACCTTCACCTGCCGGTCGGCCCGTCCGAGGAATTCCAGTTCGCCGTCGGAGGTCCAGCGGGCCAGGTCTCCGGTGCGGTAGAGCCGGGTGCCGGGCGGCCCGTACGGACTGGCCACGAACCGTGCGGCGGTCAGACCCGGCCGGTCGAGGTAGCCGCGCGCCACTCCGGCGCCGCCCACGTACAGTTCACCGCCGGTCCCCGCCGGCACCGGTCGCATCGCCGCGTCCAGCACATGGACCTGGGTGTGCGGCAGCGGTCTGCCGATAGACGGCGTGCCGCCGCCCACGGCCAGCGGCCCGGTCCAGGAGGCGACCACCGTGGCCTCGGTGGGGCCGTAGGAGTTGATCAGCCGGCGTCCGGTCGCCCAGCGGTCGACCAGCTCCGCCGGGCAGGCCTCGGCCCCCACGATCAGGGTCCGCAGGTCGGGCAGTGCGTTGCCGGCCGACGGGGCGGGCACGGTCGCGAGCGCGGCCGGCGGGATGAGCGCGTGGGTGATGCGGTGTTCCGCCAGGACGGCCGCGAGTTCCTCGCCCAGCCACGGCCCGTCCGGCGGCACGACGAGGGTCGCCCCCGAGAGCAGGGAGATGCACAGCTCCAGGACGGAGGCGTCGAAGCTCGGGGAGGAGAACTGCAGGACACGGGCGCCCGGTGCGACGTCGTACTGGGCGGCGGCCGCCGCGGCGAAGGCGCCCAGGCCCGTGTGGGGCACCGTCACCCCCTTGGGGGTTCCGGTGGACCCCGAGGTGTAGATGACGTACGCGGGGTGCTCGGCACACAGCGGCGCGAGCCGGTCGGAGTCCCGCGGCGCCCGGTCCGGCCCCGTGGCGGGCCGGGTCTGCGCCGGGTCGTCGAGCACGACCGCCGGCCGGGCGTCGGACAGCATCAGGCTCCGGCGTGCGGCCGGGTACGCCGGGTCGACCGGCAGGAACGCCCCGCCCGCTTTGGCCACGGCGATTTCCGCGATGACGAGTTCGGCCGAGCGGGGCAGGACGACGGCCACCGTCCGCTCCGGCCCCACCCCGCGTGCGATGAGGTCGTGTGCGAGACGGTTGGCCAGCCGGTCGAGCTCGCGGTAGGTCCAGGTCCGCCGGCCGTCCGTCACCGCGGGGGCGTCCGGGGTGCGGGCCACCCATGCGGCGAAGAGATCCCCGAGCGGTGTGCCGGGCCCGGGACGCACCGGACCGGACTCGGGGGCCGGGGGGACGGTCCGGTCCTGCGTCGGTGCGGACTCCGGTGCTGAACTCTGGTGCTGGTCCGTCATGGAGGTCGGTCCTTCTCAGCGGGGACGGGGCGGTGCGGCAGGACATCGGGCAGCCCGGACGAGCGGTACCGGGCGGGAGCGGCCGGAGCGTTCGGACGAGCCGGGTGCGAAGGAGCGGGGAGTCGCACCGGCTGGTCCGCGGCGGGCCCGATTCAGGCGGTGACGGTTCGGCGTGCCGTGCGGCCGGAGATCTGGAGGCGGTCGATGCCGCCGCTGTCCGGATCCCGTACGAAGCGTCCGCCGGGTACGCGGCGGCCGGTCGAGGGATCCACCAGGTCACACGTCAGATCCGCGTAACAGACCAGCGGCGCGGGGGTGTCGCCGTTCACGGTCAGCGCGAGGGCGCCGTCGGCGTCCGCCGTGACCCGGTACTCGACGGTTCCGTTGTGGTAGGTCCCGGCGCACTGGGGAAGCGCGACGGCACGGCCCCGTTCGAGCGGGCGCGCGGCCGAGGGGACCTGCACTCCGGTGATCGGGGCGAGTTCCTCGGCCAGTTCGTGCCACAGGGCGGTGCCGTTGTTGGCGTTGCTGGTGAAGGCGACCACCGTGCCGCTGTCCGGTTCGGCCCGCAGATGGCAGGAGGTGCCCTGGGCGTTGCCGTCGTGGCCGCACCACTGCTGGGTGCCCTGCTGGAAGAGCGCGAGGCCCAGGCCCCATGCGTCGGCCAGGACGCCCGGCGCGGCACCCGGTACGGGGCGGCGCATCTCCTCGGCGGCCTCGGGTGTGAGCACCGCGCGGGGGCCGCGTCCGATCACGGCCCGGCCCAGTGCCACCAGGTCGAGCGCGCTCGCCAGCAGCGCACCCGCCGGGGCCTCCACCGGCGCCAGGGTCTGCTCCACCGGTCGCACCCGTCCCAGGCCGGCGTGCACGGAGTGGCCGCGGGCCACCGGACGCTTCGCGAGGGCATCGCCCAGGAACGCAGGAACGGTGTCCAGGGGTTCCAGGACCAGCGCCCGGACGGCGTCCTGCCAGGACATGCCGGTCACCGTCTCGATCAGGCGGCCGGCGGCGACGTACCCGGCGTTGGAGTAGGAGAAGCCGCTGCCGGGCGGGCACACCGAGTCCCGGCCTGAGCAGTGCGCGGACAGGTAGCGGGCGGGGGTCAGCGCCGCCGCGTCGTCGGAGTCGGGCCCGGTCGGCAGCCCCCCGGTGTGGCTGAGCAGTTGCCGTACGGTCAGGTGCGGTGCCCGCCGCAGCTCCGGCACGTGCTCACCGACGAGATCGGTCAGCGCGAGGTCACCGTCGTCGGCCAGGAGCTGGACGACCGCGGCCGTGTAGGGCTTGGTGACGGAGCCCAGCGGCACCGCCGTGTCCACGGTGAACTGTTCGCCCGTGCTGACGTCCGCCTCGCCCGTCTGGACCGTGTACGTGACCGAGTCGACCTGCACGGCGAGTTGGGCCCCGGGTACCTGGTGGGTACGCGCGAGGGTGTCCAGACGCTCTTGTAAGAGGCTTCGTATGTGGGTCGGCTGCCGGCTCGCGACCGGAGCACTCGAAGGATGCGGCATGAGAAAGGAACTCCCGGAACTCGAACTCACGGGGAAATGACGCGCCTGCCTGCCGTGGCGGCAACCCGCTCACGGCGTGGGCGAACCAGCCCCTGGGCCTGATCGCCGAGAACACCCGGCAACCGATCTCCTCGCGCGGGTCCGGCTCTTGGCACCGGGCCCGCTCTCCTCTGCGAACGGCGCTATGACCTCCGCACCTCCAACGGCAGACGACGCGCACTGACGATGACGGCCGGGTTCTGGAACTCGACCTCACGGCGGCTGGGGATCGTGATGCAGGAGAAGCGGTCCAGTAGTTGGCGCAGCGCGATGCGTGCTTCCATCCGGGCCAGGGGCGCGCCGAAGCAGAAGTGAATGCCGTGGCCGAAGGTCAGATGCGGGTTGGGGTCGCGCATCGCGTGGAAGGTGCCGGGATCGGTGAACCGGGCCGGGTCGCGGTTGGCGGCGGCCAGGTTGGCCATCAGGATGGATTCGGCGGGGATGGTCCTGCCGCCGAGTTCGACCTCACGGGTGGTGCGGCGGCCCAGTTCGGGGAACGGCGGCAGCCAGCGCAGTACTTCCTCGATGGCGTCCGGCAGCCGGCCGGGGTCCGCGCGCACCTGGGCGGCGGCATCGGGGTACCGGTCGAAGCTGAGCACGGCGTTGCCGAGCAGGGCGGTGGTGGTGATGTGCCCGGCGACCAGCAGCAGGGCCACGAAGCCGACGATCTCCTGGTCCGCC is a window of Streptomyces caniferus DNA encoding:
- a CDS encoding serine hydrolase domain-containing protein, translated to MPHPSSAPVASRQPTHIRSLLQERLDTLARTHQVPGAQLAVQVDSVTYTVQTGEADVSTGEQFTVDTAVPLGSVTKPYTAAVVQLLADDGDLALTDLVGEHVPELRRAPHLTVRQLLSHTGGLPTGPDSDDAAALTPARYLSAHCSGRDSVCPPGSGFSYSNAGYVAAGRLIETVTGMSWQDAVRALVLEPLDTVPAFLGDALAKRPVARGHSVHAGLGRVRPVEQTLAPVEAPAGALLASALDLVALGRAVIGRGPRAVLTPEAAEEMRRPVPGAAPGVLADAWGLGLALFQQGTQQWCGHDGNAQGTSCHLRAEPDSGTVVAFTSNANNGTALWHELAEELAPITGVQVPSAARPLERGRAVALPQCAGTYHNGTVEYRVTADADGALALTVNGDTPAPLVCYADLTCDLVDPSTGRRVPGGRFVRDPDSGGIDRLQISGRTARRTVTA